The DNA sequence GCAGAGCACGGTCCGGCCGGCCCGTGCCGTGGCCGGTTCCCGTGCCGTACACCCGGATCTTTCCCTGGTCCGCGAGATCGCTGAGGAGCACGCGGACCACGCCGAGCGGCATCTTCAGCAGCGCGGCGATCTCGGCCACCGTACGCATCCGGCGGCACAGTTCGACGATGGCCCGCAACTCCGGCATCACCCGGGTGTTGAGGGACCCGTTCGTCAGTTCCTTGCGCTCCTGCGGGGCCTCCAGCGCCGCCACGAGCGTCTCCACGAGGAGGACGTGGCCGAAGCGGGTACGGCCGCCGGTGAGCGAGTAGGGGCGTACGCGGGCGGCTTTGCGGTCGCCGCCGCGGACGGGGAGTTGCTGCCTGTTCTTCGGGGCGTTGCTCATCGCGTACTCCCTGCCGACGCGGCCTCTAGGGATTTCCGTAGCT is a window from the Streptomyces sp. NBC_00299 genome containing:
- a CDS encoding DUF742 domain-containing protein translates to MSNAPKNRQQLPVRGGDRKAARVRPYSLTGGRTRFGHVLLVETLVAALEAPQERKELTNGSLNTRVMPELRAIVELCRRMRTVAEIAALLKMPLGVVRVLLSDLADQGKIRVYGTGTGHGTGRPDRALLERVLSGLRRL